The following are encoded in a window of Corynebacterium marinum DSM 44953 genomic DNA:
- a CDS encoding serine/threonine-protein kinase, translating into MADIEGRERLQNLIGPDYVLQWIIGHGGMSTVWLADDTVLDREVAVKVLRPEFSDNREFLDRFRNEAETAELIDSDNVVRTYDYREIPDPSGHTFCFIAMEYVRGESLADLLARENTLTEDLALDVLEQAAHGLSIIHRMDLVHRDIKPGNLMITQNGQVKITDFGIAKAAAAVPLTRTGMVVGTAQYVSPEQAQGREVTASSDIYSLGVVGYEMLAGRRPFTGDSSVSVALAHISQAPPALSTSVSAETRELIGIALRKDPTQRFANGNEMALAVSAVRLGQRPPQPKSAVMTRLAPEPSPTESTRMLGAVTHPTTVRPAASATVTAPPAPPAQPRRSGGGGGGGFISGVLLAVLIAALLGGGLYFAWQAGLFDGAGTEPEPTQTPPTVTQEIVTEWVTPTAEEPTVAPAPPTQAPQETITELITPTEVTAEPEPEPEPSPAPQPTPTQPQTQTQTQPQPQPQTQPPPATGNATPGGADEFLDNLGNMTNGGT; encoded by the coding sequence ATGGCCGACATCGAGGGCCGCGAGCGGCTCCAGAACCTCATCGGGCCGGACTACGTCCTGCAGTGGATCATCGGCCACGGCGGCATGTCCACCGTGTGGCTGGCGGACGACACCGTCCTCGACCGCGAGGTGGCCGTCAAGGTCCTGCGCCCGGAGTTCTCGGACAACCGGGAGTTCCTCGACCGCTTCCGCAACGAGGCGGAGACCGCCGAACTCATCGACTCAGACAACGTCGTGCGCACCTACGACTACCGGGAGATCCCCGACCCCAGCGGGCACACGTTCTGCTTCATCGCCATGGAGTACGTGCGCGGCGAGTCGCTGGCCGACCTGCTTGCGCGGGAGAACACCCTCACCGAGGACCTCGCCCTGGATGTTCTGGAGCAGGCCGCGCACGGGTTGTCCATCATCCACCGCATGGACCTGGTCCACCGCGACATCAAGCCGGGCAACCTGATGATCACCCAGAACGGGCAGGTCAAGATCACCGACTTCGGCATCGCGAAGGCGGCGGCCGCGGTGCCGCTGACCCGCACCGGCATGGTGGTGGGCACCGCCCAGTACGTCTCCCCCGAGCAGGCGCAGGGGCGGGAGGTCACGGCGAGCAGCGACATCTACTCGCTGGGCGTCGTCGGGTACGAGATGCTGGCGGGCCGTCGGCCCTTCACCGGGGATTCCTCCGTGTCGGTGGCCCTGGCCCACATCAGCCAGGCGCCGCCGGCGCTGTCCACCAGCGTCAGCGCCGAAACCCGCGAGCTGATCGGCATCGCCCTGCGCAAGGACCCGACGCAGCGTTTCGCCAACGGCAACGAGATGGCGCTGGCCGTGTCCGCCGTGCGGCTCGGCCAGCGGCCCCCGCAGCCGAAGTCCGCGGTGATGACCCGTCTGGCCCCCGAGCCCTCGCCCACCGAATCCACCCGCATGCTGGGGGCGGTCACCCACCCCACGACGGTCAGGCCCGCGGCCTCGGCCACCGTGACAGCACCTCCCGCGCCCCCCGCACAGCCCCGCCGCAGCGGGGGCGGCGGGGGCGGCGGTTTCATCTCGGGGGTGCTGCTGGCCGTGCTCATCGCGGCCCTGCTCGGTGGCGGGCTCTACTTCGCCTGGCAGGCCGGCCTCTTCGATGGCGCGGGCACGGAACCGGAACCCACGCAGACGCCGCCGACCGTCACGCAGGAGATCGTCACCGAGTGGGTCACCCCGACGGCGGAGGAACCCACCGTGGCGCCGGCCCCGCCGACTCAGGCACCCCAGGAGACCATCACCGAGTTGATCACCCCCACGGAGGTGACCGCAGAGCCGGAGCCTGAACCAGAGCCCAGCCCGGCGCCCCAGCCGACTCCGACCCAGCCCCAGACACAGACCCAGACACAGCCGCAACCGCAACCGCAGACCCAGCCGCCGCCGGCGACAGGTAACGCAACTCCGGGCGGCGCCGATGAATTCCTGGATAACCTGGGGAACATGACCAACGGAGGAACCTGA
- a CDS encoding FtsW/RodA/SpoVE family cell cycle protein, producing the protein MSRFLTRRTELGLLILGAVVLTVMLASLELSQGNVLSTDMLWLIGGFIAVFAVAHVALLFFAPQADQLMLPVAALLNGVGLVMIHRLDLATGTSMAGRQVMWTLVGIVLLIGVLVSVRDHKVLSKYSYLLGLVGLVLLALPLVWPTSINADARIWISIGPFSVQPGEFSKILLLLFFAQLLVNKRALFTIAGYRFLGIDFPRLRDLAPILAVWAIAILIMAVSNDFGPALLLFTTVLGMMYLATGRGSWLLIGLALVAAGGFAVYQVSAKIQERVTNFVDPVANYDSTGYQLSQSLFGMSWGGITGTGIGQGHPEIVPVAHSDFILAAVGEELGLVGLAAVLVLFALLVARGFRASLQVRDSYGKLVAGGLSLTIAIQVFVVTAGISALMPMTGLTTPFMSAGGSSLMANYILLGLLLRISHSARRPAETSPRIDATEATDGTGLFPVQPEEGVAR; encoded by the coding sequence ATGTCCCGCTTCCTCACCCGACGCACCGAGCTCGGTCTGCTGATCCTCGGCGCGGTCGTCCTCACCGTCATGCTGGCCAGCCTGGAGCTGAGCCAGGGCAACGTCCTGAGCACCGACATGCTGTGGCTCATCGGCGGTTTCATCGCGGTGTTCGCCGTCGCGCATGTGGCGCTGCTCTTCTTCGCCCCGCAGGCGGATCAGCTGATGCTGCCCGTCGCGGCCCTGCTCAACGGCGTCGGGCTGGTGATGATCCACCGCCTCGACCTGGCCACCGGAACGTCGATGGCCGGCCGGCAGGTGATGTGGACGCTGGTGGGCATCGTGCTGCTCATCGGCGTGCTGGTGTCCGTCCGCGACCACAAGGTCCTGAGCAAGTACTCCTATCTCCTGGGCCTGGTGGGCCTGGTGCTGCTGGCGCTGCCCCTGGTGTGGCCGACGTCGATCAACGCGGACGCCCGGATCTGGATCTCCATCGGCCCGTTCTCCGTGCAGCCCGGCGAGTTCTCCAAGATTCTGCTGCTGCTGTTCTTCGCGCAGCTGCTGGTGAACAAGCGCGCCCTGTTCACCATCGCCGGCTACCGCTTCCTGGGCATCGATTTCCCGCGTCTGCGCGACCTCGCGCCGATCCTGGCGGTGTGGGCCATCGCCATCCTCATCATGGCCGTCTCCAACGACTTCGGCCCCGCGCTGCTGCTGTTCACTACGGTGCTGGGCATGATGTACCTGGCCACCGGCCGCGGCTCCTGGCTGCTCATCGGCCTGGCGCTCGTCGCCGCCGGCGGCTTCGCCGTGTACCAGGTCTCGGCGAAGATCCAGGAGCGGGTGACCAACTTCGTCGACCCGGTGGCCAACTACGACTCCACCGGCTACCAGCTCTCCCAGTCCCTGTTCGGCATGTCCTGGGGCGGCATCACCGGCACCGGCATCGGTCAGGGCCACCCGGAGATCGTCCCCGTCGCCCACTCGGACTTCATCCTCGCGGCCGTGGGCGAGGAGCTCGGCCTGGTCGGCCTGGCCGCCGTGCTCGTCCTCTTCGCGCTGCTGGTCGCCCGCGGTTTCCGCGCCTCCCTGCAGGTGCGCGACTCCTACGGCAAGCTCGTGGCCGGCGGCCTGTCGCTGACCATCGCGATCCAGGTCTTCGTGGTCACCGCGGGTATTTCCGCGCTCATGCCGATGACCGGCCTGACCACCCCGTTCATGTCCGCCGGCGGCTCCTCGCTCATGGCCAACTACATTCTGCTGGGACTTCTGCTGCGCATCTCGCATTCCGCCCGCCGCCCCGCCGAGACGTCGCCGCGTATCGACGCCACCGAAGCCACCGACGGCACCGGCCTTTTCCCCGTCCAACCGGAGGAGGGGGTTGCGCGATGA
- a CDS encoding penicillin-binding transpeptidase domain-containing protein encodes MNRSIRFTSIFALLLTLVLLVNLSIIHVFRQDEYAANPLNQRGFLELKSTPRGQISTGGMVLATSAADGEGLYQRSYPSENPTAFGPVTGYLSDQFGASGLESSYNGVLNGTDPGLFSARWLDTLTGKDSPGANLELTLDPRMQEVAHRQLSANGYEGAVVALRPSSGEVLALASSPGFDPNPLSDSATAAGAWESVTTDPGNPLINHATQETLPPGSIFKIITTAAGLDNGYSADSQLTGAAEITLPGTTTTLTNYAGQTCAGGGQVSLETAFSLSCNTAFVEMGIDVGADALRSAAESFGVGEQYDLGLPVSPGSLGELPDDAALGQTSIGQRDVTMSALQAAVMAATVANDGLRMEPYLVDRITGTDLRELRGNEPREITQAVSPEVAGEIEDLMLASERNTSGGRSGIASKTGTAEHGGEGTPPHTWYVAYLPDSDVAVAVVVKDGGGFGSSATGGQVASPVGRAVLDAAGGQ; translated from the coding sequence ATGAACCGTTCCATTCGTTTCACCTCGATTTTCGCCCTCCTGCTGACGCTGGTCCTGCTGGTCAACCTGAGCATCATCCACGTCTTCCGGCAGGACGAGTACGCGGCTAACCCGCTCAACCAGCGCGGTTTCCTCGAGCTCAAGTCCACCCCGCGGGGCCAGATCTCCACCGGTGGGATGGTGCTGGCCACCTCCGCCGCCGACGGGGAGGGCCTGTACCAGCGCTCCTACCCCTCCGAGAACCCGACCGCGTTCGGCCCGGTCACCGGTTACCTCTCGGACCAGTTCGGCGCCTCCGGCCTGGAGTCCTCCTACAACGGCGTGCTCAACGGCACCGACCCGGGACTGTTCAGCGCCCGCTGGCTGGACACCCTGACGGGCAAGGACTCCCCCGGAGCGAACCTGGAGCTCACGCTCGACCCCCGCATGCAGGAGGTCGCGCACCGGCAGTTGAGCGCCAACGGTTACGAAGGTGCGGTCGTCGCCCTGCGACCCTCCAGCGGCGAGGTCCTCGCGCTGGCGTCCTCCCCCGGTTTCGACCCGAACCCGCTCAGCGATTCCGCCACCGCCGCCGGCGCGTGGGAGTCCGTGACCACGGATCCGGGCAACCCGCTGATCAACCACGCCACCCAGGAGACACTGCCGCCGGGGTCGATCTTCAAGATCATCACCACCGCGGCAGGCCTGGACAACGGCTACTCCGCCGACTCGCAGCTGACCGGCGCGGCCGAGATCACGCTGCCGGGCACCACCACCACGCTGACCAACTACGCCGGCCAGACCTGCGCGGGCGGCGGCCAGGTGTCCCTGGAGACGGCGTTCTCCCTGTCCTGCAACACCGCCTTCGTGGAGATGGGCATCGACGTCGGTGCCGACGCCCTGCGTTCGGCCGCCGAGTCCTTCGGCGTCGGCGAGCAGTACGACCTGGGTCTGCCGGTCTCCCCGGGCAGCCTCGGCGAGCTCCCCGACGACGCCGCCCTCGGTCAGACCTCCATCGGGCAGCGCGACGTGACCATGTCGGCGCTGCAGGCCGCGGTGATGGCCGCGACCGTCGCCAATGACGGGCTCCGGATGGAGCCCTACCTCGTCGACCGGATCACCGGCACCGACCTGCGGGAGCTGCGCGGCAACGAGCCGCGCGAGATCACCCAGGCCGTCTCCCCGGAGGTGGCTGGGGAGATCGAGGATCTCATGCTCGCCTCCGAGCGCAACACCTCCGGCGGGCGCTCCGGCATCGCCTCGAAAACCGGCACCGCCGAGCACGGCGGAGAGGGCACCCCGCCGCACACCTGGTACGTGGCGTACCTGCCGGACAGCGACGTGGCCGTGGCCGTGGTGGTCAAGGACGGCGGCGGGTTCGGCAGCAGCGCGACGGGCGGCCAGGTGGCCTCCCCCGTCGGGCGTGCCGTCCTGGACGCGGCCGGGGGTCAGTGA